The Oncorhynchus tshawytscha isolate Ot180627B linkage group LG18, Otsh_v2.0, whole genome shotgun sequence genome has a window encoding:
- the si:ch211-243j20.2 gene encoding uridine-cytidine kinase-like 1 isoform X1 produces MAMKINQNDVQMPQQEEGEKEEDRSMSRSDRSVQVKRKSSGSGDDSLGSLPKHPRCPLTPSLSPRKRTTSQSKTEPPLLRTNKRTIYTAGRPPWYNVTGTTFKEAFVIGLCGGSASGKTTVANKIIEALDVPWVVLLSMDSFYKVLTKDEQELAAKNEYNFDHPEAFDFELLVTVLRKLKKGKSIKVPVYDFTSHCRRKEWKTVYGANVVIFEGILAFANKELLKLLDMKVFVDTDSDIRLVRRLKRDISDRGRDINGVIKQYNKFVKPSFEQYIEPTVQVADIVVPRGGENFVALDLIVQHVHSQLEKRKLRWDMSALASAHQGQPLPKTLSVLESTPQVRGMHTIIRNKDTNRDEFIFYSKRLMRLLIEHALSFLPLKPVQVETPQGSIYEGKRLSGKRITGVSILRAGETMEQALMHVCKDIRLGKILIQTNHDTGEPELHYLRLPKDISEDYVILMDSTVSTGAAALMAVRVLLDHDVQEDKIFLLSLLMAEMGVHSVAYAFPKVRIITTAVDKKVNNEFHIIPGIGNFGDRYFGTDTPSDWTESD; encoded by the exons TGGCAGTGGAGATGATTCTCTGGGCAGTCTTCCGAAACACCCCCGCTGCCCTCTGACCCCCTCACTGTCTCCACGGAAACGGACCACCAGCCAGAGCAAGACTGAGCCACCTCTCTTGAGGACCAACAAGAGGACAATCTACACTGCAGGAAGGCCCCCCTGGTACAATGTCACTGGGACCACCTTCAAAGAGGCTTTCGTTATTG GCCTCTGTGGAGGAAGTGCTTCTGGAAAAACCACGGTGGCCAATAAGATCATCGAGGCTCTAGATGTTCCCTGGGTGGTCCTCCTCTCCATGGACTCTTTCTATAAG GTTTTGACCAAAGATGAGCAGGAGCTGGCAGCTAAGAATGAGTATAACTTTGATCACCCAGAGGCCTTTGACTTTGAGTTGCTGGTGACTGTTCTGAGGAAGCTGAAGAAGGGCAAGAGCATCAAAGTACCCGTCTACGACTTCACTTCTCACTGCCGCCGCAAGGAGTGG aaaACTGTCTACGGTGCCAATGTTGTCATATTTGAGGGGATTCTGGCATTTGCCAACAAGGAGCTTTTGAAG CTGCTGGACATGAAGGTGTTTGTGGACACCGACTCGGACATCCGTCTGGTCAGGCGTTTGAAGAGGGACATATCGGACCGCGGCCGGGACATCAACGGGGTCATCAAGCAGTACAACAAGTTTGTCAAGCCGTCCTTTGAGCAGTACATCGAACCCACTGTGCAGGTGGCGGATATTGTGGTCCCCAGGG GGGGAGAGAACTTTGTTGCCTTGGATCTGATTGTGCAGCATGTTCACAGTCAGCTTGAAAAG AGGAAGCTCCGCTGGGATAT GTCTGCTCTGGCCTCGGCCCACCAGGGACAGCCCCTACCCAAGACCCTCAGCGTCTTGGAGAGCACCCCACAGGTCCGCGGCATGCACACCATCATCAG gAATAAGGACACTAATCGTGATGAGTTCATCTTCTACTCTAAGAGGTTAATGAGGCTCCTGATAGAACATGCCCTCTCCTTTCTGCCCCTCAAG cCTGTGCAAGTGGAGACTCCCCAAGGTTCCATCTATGAAGGGAAGAGACTCAGTGGTAAAAGG atcacAGGTGTGTCCATACTGAGAGCAGGGGAGACCATGGAGCAGGCGCTGATGCATGTGTGTAAAGACATTAGGCTGGGGAAGATCCTCATCCAGACCAACCATGACACTGGAGAGCCTGAG CTCCACTACCTGCGTCTGCCTAAGGACATCAGTGAGGACTATGTCATCTTGATGGACAGCACTGTGTCCACTGGGGCTGCTGCTCTCATGGCCGTCCGAGTGCTGCTG GACCATGATGTCCAGGAGGATAAAATCttcctgttgtctctactgatgGCTGAGATGGGCGTCCACTCTGTGGCCTACGCCTTCCCTAAGGTCCGCATTATCACCACCGCCGTCGATAAGAAGGTCAACAACGAGTTTCACATCATCCCTGGCATTG gTAATTTCGGGGACCGTTACTTTGGGACGGACACTCCCTCGGACTGGACCGAGAGTGATTAA
- the si:ch211-243j20.2 gene encoding uridine-cytidine kinase-like 1 isoform X2 has protein sequence MAMKINQNDVQMPQQEEGEKEEDRSMSRSDRSVQVKRKSSGSGDDSLGSLPKHPRCPLTPSLSPRKRTTSQSKTEPPLLRTNKRTIYTAGRPPWYNVTGTTFKEAFVIGLCGGSASGKTTVANKIIEALDVPWVVLLSMDSFYKVLTKDEQELAAKNEYNFDHPEAFDFELLVTVLRKLKKGKSIKVPVYDFTSHCRRKEWKTVYGANVVIFEGILAFANKELLKLLDMKVFVDTDSDIRLVRRLKRDISDRGRDINGVIKQYNKFVKPSFEQYIEPTVQVADIVVPRGGENFVALDLIVQHVHSQLEKREITVRSALASAHQGQPLPKTLSVLESTPQVRGMHTIIRNKDTNRDEFIFYSKRLMRLLIEHALSFLPLKPVQVETPQGSIYEGKRLSGKRITGVSILRAGETMEQALMHVCKDIRLGKILIQTNHDTGEPELHYLRLPKDISEDYVILMDSTVSTGAAALMAVRVLLDHDVQEDKIFLLSLLMAEMGVHSVAYAFPKVRIITTAVDKKVNNEFHIIPGIGNFGDRYFGTDTPSDWTESD, from the exons TGGCAGTGGAGATGATTCTCTGGGCAGTCTTCCGAAACACCCCCGCTGCCCTCTGACCCCCTCACTGTCTCCACGGAAACGGACCACCAGCCAGAGCAAGACTGAGCCACCTCTCTTGAGGACCAACAAGAGGACAATCTACACTGCAGGAAGGCCCCCCTGGTACAATGTCACTGGGACCACCTTCAAAGAGGCTTTCGTTATTG GCCTCTGTGGAGGAAGTGCTTCTGGAAAAACCACGGTGGCCAATAAGATCATCGAGGCTCTAGATGTTCCCTGGGTGGTCCTCCTCTCCATGGACTCTTTCTATAAG GTTTTGACCAAAGATGAGCAGGAGCTGGCAGCTAAGAATGAGTATAACTTTGATCACCCAGAGGCCTTTGACTTTGAGTTGCTGGTGACTGTTCTGAGGAAGCTGAAGAAGGGCAAGAGCATCAAAGTACCCGTCTACGACTTCACTTCTCACTGCCGCCGCAAGGAGTGG aaaACTGTCTACGGTGCCAATGTTGTCATATTTGAGGGGATTCTGGCATTTGCCAACAAGGAGCTTTTGAAG CTGCTGGACATGAAGGTGTTTGTGGACACCGACTCGGACATCCGTCTGGTCAGGCGTTTGAAGAGGGACATATCGGACCGCGGCCGGGACATCAACGGGGTCATCAAGCAGTACAACAAGTTTGTCAAGCCGTCCTTTGAGCAGTACATCGAACCCACTGTGCAGGTGGCGGATATTGTGGTCCCCAGGG GGGGAGAGAACTTTGTTGCCTTGGATCTGATTGTGCAGCATGTTCACAGTCAGCTTGAAAAG CGTGAAATCACAGTGAG GTCTGCTCTGGCCTCGGCCCACCAGGGACAGCCCCTACCCAAGACCCTCAGCGTCTTGGAGAGCACCCCACAGGTCCGCGGCATGCACACCATCATCAG gAATAAGGACACTAATCGTGATGAGTTCATCTTCTACTCTAAGAGGTTAATGAGGCTCCTGATAGAACATGCCCTCTCCTTTCTGCCCCTCAAG cCTGTGCAAGTGGAGACTCCCCAAGGTTCCATCTATGAAGGGAAGAGACTCAGTGGTAAAAGG atcacAGGTGTGTCCATACTGAGAGCAGGGGAGACCATGGAGCAGGCGCTGATGCATGTGTGTAAAGACATTAGGCTGGGGAAGATCCTCATCCAGACCAACCATGACACTGGAGAGCCTGAG CTCCACTACCTGCGTCTGCCTAAGGACATCAGTGAGGACTATGTCATCTTGATGGACAGCACTGTGTCCACTGGGGCTGCTGCTCTCATGGCCGTCCGAGTGCTGCTG GACCATGATGTCCAGGAGGATAAAATCttcctgttgtctctactgatgGCTGAGATGGGCGTCCACTCTGTGGCCTACGCCTTCCCTAAGGTCCGCATTATCACCACCGCCGTCGATAAGAAGGTCAACAACGAGTTTCACATCATCCCTGGCATTG gTAATTTCGGGGACCGTTACTTTGGGACGGACACTCCCTCGGACTGGACCGAGAGTGATTAA